In Heterodontus francisci isolate sHetFra1 chromosome 5, sHetFra1.hap1, whole genome shotgun sequence, one DNA window encodes the following:
- the LOC137369621 gene encoding transmembrane protein 200A-like, which yields MIATGGLLRISARRQDSFRSRNRANKHKRKAKKKCKSDVVVVKGKLKLFSISGLIAAFGILVLLVGIAMTVMGYWPKGTDVFKTIKVQSYNTTNSTSLETTTLEIISNFLASYLHSEKLKVIGPLIMGIGIFLFICANTVLHENRDKKTKIINIRDIYSTVIDVHNLRTKDCGPFNGFVNYVQSKSMDNLKSSDSFCAAMLAKSTWRTPVGNTVKPMDPKENVGKKHCDFVANLQPQIPKDRKTFSDTVYSICRDRIRMNDRTQMPQMCGAKSIVTSSISAFTLPVIKLNNCVLEEGNARYGKNGNEAQTSEKCNETQRAFDHFASDQIGTVESISADITVSSDHLGDNKQDIETETSDTSWLNANQLVSNKSLQNPSLQMSQVSSVPFQRTGSNLSLHTLSTHSKLMNLDDYPSMSMMKSEGIDPSCAHLDCTNSEDYIMLGDKNTFESTVVLPEAIDKSGDDCTENLNKDIIQESIKPSNEQKVNKPQRCVQRQYTKREKLLIISGSHNTLKIDNDEIDSNQ from the coding sequence ATGATAGCAACAGGAGGGCTTCTTCGTATTTCAGCCAGGAGACAAGATTCCTTTCGATCGCGTAATCGTGCTAATAAGCACAAAAGGAAAGCAAAAAAGAAATGCAAGAGCGATGTGGTGGTAGTCAAAGGCAAATTGAAGCTATTCTCCATTTCTGGACTGATTGCTGCATTTGGAATCCTGGTGCTGTTAGTAGGGATAGCAATGACAGTGATGGGCTACTGGCCTAAGGGCACTGACGTTTTTAAGACTATTAAGGTCCAATCTTATAATACTACCAATAGCACTAGTTTAGAGACAACAACACTAGAGATTATTTCTAATTTTTTAGCAAGCTACTTGCATTCTGAAAAGCTGAAGGTTATAGGGCCCCTTATTATGGGAATTGGTATATTTTTGTTTATCTGTGCCAATACAGTTCTTCATGAAAACAGAGACAAGAAAACCAAGATAATTAATATACGAGACATCTACTCTACAGTTATAGACGTACACAATTTGAGGACAAAGGATTGTGGGCCCTTTAATGGTTTTGTCAACTATGTGCAGTCCAAAAGCATGGATAATCTCAAATCTTCTGATTCTTTTTGTGCAGCAATGTTGGCCAAAAGTACCTGGCGGACACCTGTTGGTAATACTGTAAAGCCTATGGATCCAAAAGAAAATGTTGGTAAAAAGCACTGCGATTTTGTAGCAAACTTGCAGCCGCAAATCCCCAAAGATAgaaagacattctctgatactgtgtacagtatttgcagAGACAGAATCAGAATGAATGACAGAACCCAAATGCCCCAAATGTGTGGAGCTAAGTCAATTGTCACTTCTTCCATTAGTGCATTCACACTGCCTGTCATCAAACTGAACAACTGTGTCCTGGAAGAGGGTAATGCCAGATATGGGAAAAATGGGAATGAAGCACAAACTTCAGAAAAGTGTAATGAAACTCAACGAGCATTTGACCATTTTGCCTCTGATCAGATTGGAACTGTTGAGTCAATTTCAGCAGATATAACTGTAAGCAGTGATCACCTTGGAGATAATAAGCAGGACATAGAAACAGAGACTTCAGATACCTCATGGTTAAATGCTAACCAGTTGGTATCTAACAAAAGCTTACAAAATCCCTCTCTCCAAATGTCCCAGGTTTCGTCTGTTCCATTTCAGAGAACAGGATCCAATCTTTCTCTCCACACTTTGTCAACTCACTCTAAACTTATGAATCTTGACGACTATCCTTCCATGTCCATGATGAAGAGTGAAGGGATAGATCCAAGCTGCGCACATTTAGATTGCACCAACAGTGAGGACTACATAATGTTAGGTGATAAGAACACTTTTGAGTCTACTGTTGTGCTACCAGAAGCCATAGACAAGTCTGGCGATGATTGTACAGAGAATCTTAATAAAGATATCATCCAAGAAAGCATAAAGCCAAGCAATGAACAAAAGGTGAATAAACCTCAGAGGTGTGTGCAGAGACAGTATACAAAAAGAGAGAAGTTGCTAATCATTTCTGGTTCTCACAATACCCTAAAAATAGACAATGATGAAATTGATAGTAATCAGTAA